The region TTTTTATTCGGCCCCGGAGAGGATGACATTAAAGCCTCAAGGCCTGTCTACTGCACCCAGAAAGGATGCCATGATCGGATGGAAAAATCCATGCTCGGAAAGAATATCCGGGTGAATCACGGCATGCACATGAAGCAGGGCTATGCCTGTGTCATCTGCCATGATCGGGTGGCCCATGAAGAATTTGCCATGGTCAGTAATCTGTCCATGATGAAGGATTTCTGCTTTGCCTGCCACAATGACGAGGTAGCGCCCCGCAAGGATTGCAGTGTCTGCCATGTCTATCAGGACCGGATGATGAAAGGGACCGAGACGCCGGATAATCTGGTGGGGATTATCTCACCGCACGTGCAGCCGGATGAAGTCACCTGCCAGAACTGCCACGTTGACCTTGAGGAATCACCCCAAAAAAGCTGCATCAACTGTCACGATGAGACTGTCCTTCCCCAATACCGGCAGGATAAAGCGGATTTCAACCAGCGGCTTGCAAAAGTCAAAGCCCAGATTGACGAGATCCAGGACCTGCTGGCGAAAATCAAAAAGGCGGAGCCTGAAAAGTGGGCGGGATCAGGGAATCTGGGGAGCTCAGCAGGGAATACCGGCAGTTCCGGTGGGAACCCAGGGAGCTCAGGGGAGAATCCAGGGAATGCTGGGGGGAATATAGGAAACCCTGGCCAGAACGCACAAAGCTCAGCAGAATCAGGAGGGCCGGATCCTGCCTGGAACCAAACCCTTTCTCTCCTCCAGACGGTCCAGAAAAACTACACGTATCTTATCCAGGATAACAGCCAGGGTGCTCATAACAGAAAGCTGGCAGCGGCGATTTTATCCAAACTGGAAGATGATGTCCAAAGGGTGCGCTACTTCATGTATGGCTACCAGAGATTATGATCATGAGCAGAACATGAAGGGTGGGGCTTCTTTTTTGCCCCACCTGTTCCTTTTTCTCCTGTGTGCGCACATAACGATGAAAGACATCAACCGCTCGTGTTACTTCATCCTCAGCACGGACACGTTCACCCATGGTGAGGGCAGATCATATCTGAGTTGCGTAAGCTTATCGCCTTCAAACTCTCTGCTGATGGCCGTCTTTCCGGAGGGAGAGCTGCAAGGCTGGCCGGAATGAGCAGAATTCACTTCCTCATGGAAGCCGGGGCACAGACGATCATCCCAAAAGCATAAAAAGAGCATAGATTCACCCGCCCAATTGGTTTCGCTCACCGCACTATTAATCAACAAGTTTCCAGCCAAATCTTTCGCTGTGATTACTGACGAGCAATCAAAGATTGATTTTACGACACTATTTTGGTTATACTGGTACCTCAGATAAGCTATTGTGGAGATAAGCTGCATGAAGGCAATCGTAAGCTATATGGAGATAAGCTATCATGAAAGTCGCAATTACGGGACTTAAAGGGAGTGGTAAGACAACCATTTTTAATTCATTGACCGGGCTGGCTGCCAAAACGGGGGGATACTCCTCGGAGCAGGACATTAACCTGGGGCTGATCAAGATCCCGGATGAGCGGCTTGATGTTCTGACCCGCGTGTTCGAGCCGAAAAAAACCACGCATGCGGAAATCACCTTTGCGGACATTGCCATGCCTGCGGAAGAGAAGTTTTCGGCCAAAATACTAGAGAAACTTAAAACTATGGAGGCGATAGTCCTGGTCATCAAGGGATTTGATGACGGGAAGGGCGATTTTCACCCGCTGGAAGACCTGGCTTCTGTGGAGAGCGAGCTGCTTTTTTCCGATTTTGCCATTGCCGACAAGTCGCTTGCCGCTTTCCGAAAAGAGCGCAAGGATCAGAAGCTGATTCAGACCGTGGAGAAGGTTCATGCCTGCCTGGACGGGGAAAAGCCGCTGCGCCTCCTCGATCTGGACGAGGCCGAGCTCAAACAGCTTGCCGGGTTTGCCTTCCTGAGTATCAGGCCGACCCTGGCAGTGGTAAATATCCCGGAATCCGGGTTCGATCCCGGTCTTTATGCCTCCATCCAGGAATATTGCCAGACTCATGGGCTTCGGGTCATGCAGATCATCGGCTCCCTGGAGGAGGAAATCAGCCGGTTGCCTGCTGGCGAGCAGATAGATTTTCTGCGGGAGATGGGGCTTGAGG is a window of bacterium DNA encoding:
- a CDS encoding UPF0175 family protein, producing the protein MRKLIAFKLSADGRLSGGRAARLAGMSRIHFLMEAGAQTIIPKA
- a CDS encoding cytochrome c3 family protein, translated to MNNSLKDRRNLKDRLNYRDFFTRRKQHILILGAGIVCGVLSLWVLNNYVLDRPSFCITCHMIKSANDTWQKAKHKPEYTKNSCNACHVEPGLTGSIKASIYGLENVYVFLFGPGEDDIKASRPVYCTQKGCHDRMEKSMLGKNIRVNHGMHMKQGYACVICHDRVAHEEFAMVSNLSMMKDFCFACHNDEVAPRKDCSVCHVYQDRMMKGTETPDNLVGIISPHVQPDEVTCQNCHVDLEESPQKSCINCHDETVLPQYRQDKADFNQRLAKVKAQIDEIQDLLAKIKKAEPEKWAGSGNLGSSAGNTGSSGGNPGSSGENPGNAGGNIGNPGQNAQSSAESGGPDPAWNQTLSLLQTVQKNYTYLIQDNSQGAHNRKLAAAILSKLEDDVQRVRYFMYGYQRL
- a CDS encoding DUF933 domain-containing protein, with the translated sequence MKVAITGLKGSGKTTIFNSLTGLAAKTGGYSSEQDINLGLIKIPDERLDVLTRVFEPKKTTHAEITFADIAMPAEEKFSAKILEKLKTMEAIVLVIKGFDDGKGDFHPLEDLASVESELLFSDFAIADKSLAAFRKERKDQKLIQTVEKVHACLDGEKPLRLLDLDEAELKQLAGFAFLSIRPTLAVVNIPESGFDPGLYASIQEYCQTHGLRVMQIIGSLEEEISRLPAGEQIDFLREMGLEESARDKFIRESYAMMNLICFLTVGKDEVRSWTIRRGTPAVKAAGKIHSDIERGFIRAEVVSYEDFINCQSSMAEVKKRGLMRLEGKDYEVKDGDIINFRFNV